One Narcine bancroftii isolate sNarBan1 chromosome 3, sNarBan1.hap1, whole genome shotgun sequence DNA window includes the following coding sequences:
- the cct7 gene encoding T-complex protein 1 subunit eta: MMSAPVILLKEGTDTSQGTPQLVSNINACQVIAEAIRTTLGPRGMDKLIVDDRGKATISNDGATILKLLDVVHPAAKTLVDIAKSQDAEVGDGTTSVTLLAAEFLRQIKPYVEEGLHPQIIIRSFRTATQLAVEKIKSIAVTVKKDNKEHLRELFEKCAATALSSKLIALQKGFFSKMVVDAVMMLDDLLPLKMIGIKKVQGGGLEESQLIAGVAFKKTFSYAGFEMQPKKYEKLKIALLNVELELKAEKDNAEVRVDNVEDYQAIVDAEWNILYDKLEKIYQSGAKVVLSKLPIGDVATQYFADRDLFCAGRVPEEDLKRTMMACGGSIQISVNAMTEDVLGQCEHFEEVQVGSERYNFFTGCPKAKTCTIILRGGSEQFMDETERSLHDAIMIVRRAIKNDSVVAGGGAIEMEISKYLRDYSRTIPGKPQLLIGAYAKALEVIPRQLCDNAGFDATNILNKLRAKHAQGGMWYGVDVNNEDIADNFEACVWEPSVVRINALTAASEAACLILSVDETIRNPRSTVDSSAASKGRGRGKPFAH, from the exons TCCGCACCAGTTATCCTCCTCAAGGAGGGGACAGACACTTCTCAAGGGACCCCACAGCTGGTCAGTAACATTAATGCCTGCCAGGTTATCGCTGAGGCCATTCGAACCACACTGGGACCACGTGGGATGGACAAACTGATCGTGGATGATAGAG ggaaagcTACCATTTCAAACGATGGAGCCACCATCTTGAAGCTACTTGACGTTGTTCACCCAGCTGCTAAGACTCTTGTAGACATCGCAAAATCACAAGATGCTGAG GTGGGCGATGGGACCACTTCAGTTACCCTCTTGGCTGCAGAATTCCTCAGACAGATCAAACCATACGTTGAAGAGGGGCTTCACCCCCAGATTATTATCCGATCTTTTCGTACAGCAACCCAGCTG GCTGTGGAAAAAATTAAATCCATTGCGGTAACTGTGAAAAAAGACAACAAGGA GCATCTTCGAGAACTTTTCGAGAAATGTGCTGCCACTGCCCTCAGTTCCAAGCTGATTGCTTTGCAGAAAGGGTTCTTCTCCAAGATGGTGGTGGATGCAGTCATGATGTTGGACGACCTCCTCCCGCTGAAAATGATTGGAATAAAGAAAGTCCAAGGAGGTGGTTTGGAG GAATCCCAACTGATTGCTGGTGTGGCCTTCAAGAAAACATTCTCTTATGCTGGATTTGAAATGCAACCCAAGAAATACGAAAAGCTAAAGATAGCGCTGCTCAATGTGGAATTGGAGCTCAAAGCTGAGAAGGACAATGCGGAGGTCCGGGTGGACAATGTTGAG GACTATCAAGCCATTGTTGATGCAGAATGGAATATTCTTTATGACAAGCTCGAGAAGATCTACCAGTCTGGAGCTAAGGTCGTGCTCTCGAAGCTCCCCATAGGAGATGTGGCGACCCAGTACTTTGCAGATCGGGACCTGTTTTGTGCTGGCAGGGTCCCAGAGGAGGATCTAAAGCGGACCATGATG GCCTGCGGTGGATCCATTCagatcagtgttaatgccatgaCAGAggatgtgttgggacagtgtgagCATTTTGAGGAGGTCCAGGTTGGAAGTGAAAG GTACAATTTCTTCACTGGGTGCCCCAAGGCCAAGACTTGCACGATCATCCTTCGAGGTGGTTCGGAGCAGTTTATGGATGAGACTGAGCGCTCCCTACATGATGCAATAATGATCGTAAGGCGGGCCATCAAG AATGACTCTGTGGTTGCCGGGGGAGGTGCTATTGAGATGGAAATCTCCAAGTATCTGCGGGACTACTCTCGAACCATCCCTGGCAAACCGCAGCTGCTGATCGGGGCGTACGCCAAGGCCCTGGAGGTGATCCCACGCCAGCTGTGTGACAACGCTGGGTTTGACGCCACCAACATCCTCAACAAGCTGCGGGCCAAACATGCTCAG GGAGGAATGTGGTACGGAGTTGACGTGAACAACGAGGACATTGCGGATAACTTTGAGGCCTGTGTCTGGGAGCCGTCCGTGGTGAGGATCAATGCCCTGACTGCTGCGTCGGAGGCTGCCTGCCTGATCCTATCTGTCGATGAAACCATCAGGAACCCCCGCTCCACAGTGGATTCTTCGGCTGCATCCAAGGGCCGGGGCAGAGGCAAGCCCTTTGCCCACTGA